One window of Flavobacterium ammonificans genomic DNA carries:
- a CDS encoding transporter: MKKITLVLIVLFQLANATEKDSLQFKNPFTKFHNFMEDDCYACGCSASGGSMGFASMLNSNFVGVRYFNQQYQSTDGLYSNSLWYKENFNTTQVWARIPVKENVQLSVLLPYHSHNRDTPVGEQSIRGIGDITLLAMYRLYQTHKDSTYLVHTWQLGGGLKLPTGKFNENNSGAINPSFQVGTGSWDYLLATEYIVKRKQFGLNTMLNYVIKTENQKNYRFGNQLNYATTFFYLYEKEALSFAPQLGLAGETYESNYQHGIQLKETSGNALFGKIGFEVGRNAFSFGANAMLPIKQNLTGGNVEANYRWSINLNYSL; the protein is encoded by the coding sequence ATGAAAAAAATAACCTTAGTATTGATAGTTCTTTTTCAATTGGCCAACGCCACCGAAAAAGACAGCTTACAGTTTAAAAATCCGTTTACAAAATTCCATAATTTTATGGAAGATGATTGTTATGCTTGTGGATGTTCTGCAAGTGGAGGCAGCATGGGTTTTGCTTCAATGTTGAATTCTAATTTTGTTGGGGTACGTTATTTCAATCAACAATACCAATCGACAGATGGTTTGTACAGCAATTCGCTTTGGTACAAAGAAAATTTCAATACCACTCAAGTTTGGGCTCGAATTCCCGTAAAGGAAAATGTGCAGCTTTCGGTTTTACTTCCCTATCATTCGCACAATAGAGACACTCCAGTAGGAGAGCAATCGATACGTGGTATTGGAGATATTACGTTATTAGCCATGTATCGTTTGTATCAAACCCATAAAGACAGCACCTATTTAGTTCACACTTGGCAATTGGGAGGCGGATTGAAACTACCCACAGGAAAATTTAACGAAAACAATTCAGGAGCAATTAACCCGAGTTTTCAAGTTGGAACTGGAAGTTGGGATTATCTTTTGGCTACAGAATATATCGTTAAAAGAAAACAATTTGGCTTGAATACCATGCTGAATTACGTGATTAAAACCGAAAATCAGAAAAACTACCGTTTTGGAAACCAATTGAATTATGCGACTACATTTTTCTATTTATACGAAAAAGAGGCCTTGTCTTTTGCGCCTCAATTGGGATTGGCTGGCGAAACGTATGAAAGCAATTACCAACACGGAATTCAATTAAAGGAAACTTCAGGCAATGCTTTGTTCGGTAAAATTGGTTTTGAAGTAGGACGAAATGCTTTTTCATTTGGCGCCAATGCCATGTTACCCATCAAACAAAATTTAACGGGCGGCAATGTGGAAGCCAATTACCGCTGGAGTATTAATTTGAATTATTCGTTGTAA
- a CDS encoding cytochrome-c peroxidase has protein sequence MVQPLTAFLNLFRNENKNTVVAHFTSVLELQDDQDDLYQNIPLEFKVSSNFPPLAYNLANNPPTEKGFELGKKLFYEGRLASDGTVSCGFCHIQEDAFTHHGHTFSHGVDDLVGTRNTPSIQNLGYQTAFMWDGAVTHLDLQSILPFTNPIEMNGDFSKAIAMMKGDAEYQKLFKLAFADGEINSENMLKALGQFMLMVTSSNSRFDKYRRNEAGGTMSQQELEGYAVFNQKCASCHATDLFTDYSFRNNGLPVNPALNDVGRFRVTELAQDLHKFKVPSLRNVEKTAPYMHDGRLYTLEAVLDHYSSEVENSSTLDPILKRNGMLGIALTASEKSQLIAFLKTLTDTQYLTDKRFSEF, from the coding sequence TTGGTACAACCACTGACCGCTTTTTTAAATCTTTTTAGAAATGAAAACAAAAATACTGTTGTTGCTCATTTTACCTCTGTTTTGGAATTGCAAGACGATCAAGACGATCTGTATCAAAACATTCCTTTGGAATTTAAAGTGTCTTCTAACTTTCCGCCATTAGCGTATAATTTGGCGAATAATCCACCCACTGAAAAAGGATTTGAATTGGGTAAAAAATTATTCTACGAAGGGCGATTGGCTTCTGATGGCACTGTTTCTTGTGGTTTTTGCCATATACAAGAAGATGCGTTTACGCACCATGGACACACTTTTAGTCATGGTGTAGATGATTTGGTTGGAACAAGAAACACCCCTTCTATCCAGAATTTAGGCTATCAAACTGCTTTTATGTGGGATGGTGCTGTGACTCATTTGGATTTGCAATCCATTTTGCCATTTACTAATCCTATAGAAATGAATGGCGATTTTAGTAAAGCCATTGCCATGATGAAAGGCGATGCCGAATATCAAAAGTTGTTTAAATTGGCTTTTGCCGATGGAGAAATCAATTCGGAAAACATGCTCAAAGCATTGGGGCAATTTATGTTGATGGTGACTTCATCCAATTCTCGTTTTGATAAATACCGACGCAATGAAGCGGGAGGTACAATGTCACAACAAGAATTAGAAGGATATGCCGTTTTTAATCAAAAATGTGCCAGTTGCCATGCTACGGATTTATTTACGGATTATTCGTTTCGAAATAATGGTTTGCCAGTAAATCCAGCCTTGAATGATGTAGGCCGATTTAGAGTAACCGAATTAGCCCAAGATTTGCACAAGTTCAAAGTGCCTAGTTTACGTAATGTCGAAAAAACAGCTCCGTACATGCACGACGGGCGATTGTATACTTTGGAAGCGGTTTTAGATCATTATAGTTCAGAGGTGGAAAATTCATCAACATTGGATCCTATTTTAAAACGGAATGGAATGTTAGGAATTGCATTAACTGCATCGGAGAAGTCACAACTAATAGCTTTTTTGAAAACCTTAACGGATACGCAGTATTTAACCGATAAACGATTTTCTGAATTTTAA
- a CDS encoding MbnP family protein, with product MKFQLKNIAAIVVIAISLFSCSNDDEVISGEGNLKLEFDNTYGSANFAFNTEYTNSNGEKVKATQLKYIVSNIVLTKADGTTFTYPKSTSYFIVDEATTASQILNLAKIPAADYKSVKFGIGVDRAQWELGATGQGDFLAAAQTASMMWNWTGGYKFVNFEGNATSSTLTTPRNFRVHTGKVVVNNVETYNYAEITIPFPSVAKVRTTITPQVHILADAKKIVDGENKIAVTAGTSGDIMSGDRLALITANVSKMFTIDHVHND from the coding sequence ATGAAATTTCAATTAAAAAATATCGCTGCGATTGTTGTAATCGCAATCAGTTTATTCTCTTGTTCTAATGATGACGAAGTAATTTCAGGAGAAGGTAATTTAAAATTAGAGTTTGATAACACTTACGGATCAGCAAATTTTGCCTTCAATACCGAATATACGAATTCTAATGGAGAGAAAGTTAAGGCAACACAATTAAAATACATTGTGAGTAATATCGTTTTGACAAAAGCTGATGGTACTACTTTTACCTATCCTAAATCAACTAGTTACTTTATTGTAGACGAAGCTACAACTGCAAGTCAAATTTTAAACTTGGCTAAAATTCCAGCAGCAGATTATAAAAGTGTAAAATTTGGAATAGGTGTAGATAGAGCACAGTGGGAGTTAGGTGCTACAGGACAAGGAGACTTTTTAGCAGCAGCCCAAACTGCGTCAATGATGTGGAATTGGACAGGTGGATATAAGTTTGTAAATTTTGAAGGAAATGCTACATCATCAACTTTAACTACTCCACGTAATTTTAGAGTGCATACTGGAAAAGTGGTAGTCAACAATGTTGAAACCTACAATTATGCTGAAATCACTATTCCATTTCCTAGCGTAGCCAAAGTTCGAACTACAATTACACCTCAAGTTCACATTTTGGCAGATGCTAAAAAAATAGTAGATGGTGAAAATAAAATTGCTGTAACAGCAGGAACTTCAGGAGATATTATGAGCGGTGATAGACTAGCTTTAATTACAGCTAACGTGTCTAAAATGTTCACTATTGATCACGTACATAACGATTAA